One stretch of Caldinitratiruptor microaerophilus DNA includes these proteins:
- a CDS encoding branched-chain amino acid ABC transporter permease, whose translation MASAIMNRYRRHVGLLLLLAAALVLPYAVTNRYYLQVIRMALIWAIATQGLNVILGYAGQLSLAQGGLFGIGAYTVGLLTTKAGLSFWVALPAAALLTGVVGYAVGLVSLRTRGHTFAIFTLCVGVIIGLVIEEWDSLTEGVRGLIGIPLPSPIPLPVVGPITFRSPRAQYYLVLLFFLLTQMVTYRLVHSLVGRTFQAIRSGEVLAESLGIRVMAEKRLAFVISAVLTGIAGGLYAAQIRFIGPEVSHFGVTFNLLLFLLVGGQGTVAGPLVGTLVVSLLTESLQLLQEYRMLIFGPILILIVMYFPKGLAGALADAWGYLGRRARASAHPLVGMATERPVETAEGRG comes from the coding sequence ATGGCGAGCGCGATCATGAACCGGTACCGGCGCCACGTGGGCCTCCTCCTCCTCCTGGCCGCAGCCCTGGTTCTGCCGTACGCCGTCACGAACCGCTACTACCTGCAGGTCATCCGCATGGCCCTCATCTGGGCGATCGCCACCCAGGGGCTCAACGTGATCCTGGGCTATGCGGGACAGCTGTCCCTCGCCCAGGGTGGGCTCTTCGGGATCGGCGCCTACACCGTGGGGCTGCTGACGACCAAGGCGGGCCTGTCCTTCTGGGTCGCCCTGCCGGCCGCCGCCCTCCTGACCGGGGTGGTAGGCTATGCCGTCGGGCTGGTGTCCCTTCGCACCCGGGGTCATACCTTCGCCATCTTCACGCTGTGCGTGGGGGTGATCATCGGACTGGTCATCGAGGAGTGGGATTCGCTCACGGAGGGTGTGCGGGGCCTCATCGGCATCCCGCTCCCGTCGCCGATCCCCCTGCCGGTGGTCGGGCCCATCACGTTCCGGTCGCCCCGGGCCCAATATTACCTCGTCCTGCTTTTCTTTCTCCTCACGCAGATGGTCACCTACCGGCTCGTCCACTCGCTCGTGGGGCGGACGTTTCAGGCGATCCGCAGCGGAGAGGTCCTCGCCGAGTCGCTCGGGATCCGAGTCATGGCGGAAAAGCGGCTCGCCTTCGTGATCTCGGCGGTCCTGACCGGCATCGCCGGGGGTCTCTACGCGGCCCAGATCCGCTTCATCGGACCCGAGGTCAGCCACTTCGGGGTCACCTTCAACCTCCTGCTCTTCCTGCTCGTCGGGGGCCAGGGAACCGTGGCGGGGCCGCTCGTGGGGACCCTGGTGGTGTCGCTCCTGACGGAGAGCCTGCAGCTCCTGCAGGAGTACCGGATGCTGATCTTCGGTCCCATACTCATCCTGATCGTCATGTACTTCCCGAAGGGGCTGGCCGGGGCGCTGGCCGACGCCTGGGGGTACCTCGGGAGGCGGGCACGTGCTTCCGCACACCCCCTTGTGGGCATGGCGACCGAACGCCCGGTGGAGACGGCGGAAGGGAGGGGGTGA
- a CDS encoding branched-chain amino acid ABC transporter permease: MGILAQQVLNGFVLGSIYCLVALGLSLIYGIMEVPNFAHGHLYMIGAYVVLFLLLAGVNYWVTLVLAMALMALVGLVVERVVFRPMRDAPQTSVLIAAVGLLLFLEALAQALWGADYRRMPPVFESTVRILGLQITGQRLVVVVAAVVLMLLLYLFLKRTRLGAAIEAVAQDRDGAALVGIPVGTVTMVTFAVATALAAAAAALAGPIFLVYPGMGAMVALKAFVIIVLGGMGSLPGAVLGGYILGLAESLSVTFLPAEFKDVVAFLLLVAILSLRPAGLFSREAG, from the coding sequence ATGGGCATCCTCGCCCAGCAGGTGCTGAACGGCTTCGTGCTGGGAAGCATCTACTGCCTCGTGGCCTTGGGCCTCTCCCTCATCTACGGGATCATGGAGGTTCCGAACTTCGCCCACGGGCACCTCTACATGATCGGCGCCTACGTCGTCCTGTTCCTCCTCCTCGCCGGGGTCAACTACTGGGTCACGCTCGTCCTCGCCATGGCCCTCATGGCACTGGTGGGGCTCGTGGTGGAGCGGGTCGTCTTCCGCCCGATGCGTGACGCCCCGCAGACGAGCGTACTCATCGCCGCCGTCGGACTCCTGCTCTTCCTGGAAGCGCTCGCCCAGGCCCTCTGGGGCGCGGATTATCGGCGGATGCCCCCGGTCTTCGAATCCACCGTGCGCATCCTCGGCCTTCAGATCACCGGCCAGCGCCTCGTCGTGGTCGTCGCCGCGGTCGTGCTGATGCTGCTGCTGTACCTGTTTCTCAAGAGAACCCGCCTCGGCGCGGCCATCGAGGCCGTTGCGCAGGACCGGGACGGAGCCGCCCTCGTGGGCATTCCCGTGGGTACGGTCACGATGGTGACGTTCGCAGTCGCCACCGCCCTGGCCGCGGCCGCCGCCGCCCTGGCCGGGCCGATCTTCCTCGTCTACCCGGGCATGGGCGCCATGGTGGCCCTCAAGGCTTTCGTCATCATCGTCCTGGGCGGCATGGGTAGCCTCCCCGGAGCGGTCCTCGGCGGCTACATCCTCGGTCTGGCGGAAAGCTTGAGCGTGACGTTCCTGCCCGCCGAGTTCAAGGACGTCGTCGCCTTCCTCCTCCTGGTCGCCATCCTCTCGCTGCGGCCGGCGGGTCTGTTCTCGAGGGAGGCGGGGTAG
- a CDS encoding ABC transporter substrate-binding protein produces MFLVAGCGTRTPSQQPAAGGSAPQAGSAPAASAQNQPARPAQPQQGPPEAKVNIGYSGPLSGGAAIYGQNTLNGLQMAADEINKSGGINVGGKRYAINLVPLDDKYLPNETATNARRLLEQYETPIIFTPHSGGVFAMQEFNEQDGFIIAAYTSEPRVTQRGNKLTLRIPAPYDAYAVPYSKAVMEAFGKKVALVPGTHQYAKDWTAVFTKAWESLGGTVTGNFAANYNTETDFTPFVTKALATNPDVLFVGGPSQPTALVIKTAREQGFKGGFVVMDQAKFEEMEEIVPIEMLNGAVGLMPLYRYPGPATQQFVEQYKARFGKRPTYEQAQHYQAMYLVAKALERAGTVTDVEKIMASFSDAIQQLPRDKVPIIWRKLNDKGGIVGEVIGVMVKDGKYDQQIPIPVQESY; encoded by the coding sequence TTGTTCCTCGTCGCCGGGTGCGGTACCCGTACCCCCTCCCAGCAGCCCGCTGCCGGCGGTTCCGCCCCCCAGGCCGGCAGCGCGCCGGCGGCGTCGGCCCAGAACCAGCCGGCCAGGCCAGCCCAGCCGCAGCAGGGACCGCCAGAGGCCAAGGTCAACATCGGCTACTCCGGTCCCCTGAGTGGAGGGGCCGCGATCTACGGCCAGAACACGTTGAACGGACTGCAGATGGCGGCCGACGAGATCAACAAGAGTGGCGGCATCAACGTGGGCGGCAAGCGCTATGCCATCAACCTGGTGCCGCTGGATGACAAGTACCTGCCCAACGAGACGGCCACCAACGCGCGCCGGCTCCTGGAGCAGTATGAGACGCCCATCATCTTCACGCCCCACAGCGGCGGCGTCTTCGCCATGCAGGAGTTCAACGAGCAGGATGGGTTCATCATCGCGGCGTACACCAGCGAGCCCCGCGTGACCCAGCGCGGCAACAAGCTGACCCTGCGCATCCCGGCCCCGTATGACGCCTACGCCGTGCCGTACTCGAAGGCCGTCATGGAGGCTTTCGGCAAGAAGGTGGCTCTCGTACCCGGTACGCACCAGTACGCCAAGGACTGGACTGCGGTGTTCACCAAGGCGTGGGAGTCGCTGGGCGGCACGGTGACGGGGAACTTCGCGGCCAACTACAACACGGAGACCGACTTCACGCCGTTCGTCACCAAGGCCCTGGCGACGAACCCCGACGTGCTCTTCGTCGGTGGTCCGTCTCAGCCCACGGCCCTCGTCATCAAGACCGCCCGGGAGCAAGGCTTCAAGGGCGGCTTCGTCGTCATGGACCAGGCGAAGTTCGAAGAAATGGAAGAGATCGTGCCGATCGAGATGCTCAACGGCGCCGTCGGGCTCATGCCGCTCTACCGCTATCCGGGCCCCGCCACCCAGCAGTTCGTCGAGCAGTACAAGGCCCGCTTCGGTAAGAGGCCCACGTACGAGCAGGCCCAGCACTACCAGGCGATGTACCTGGTGGCCAAGGCGCTCGAACGCGCCGGTACCGTCACGGACGTCGAGAAGATCATGGCCAGCTTCAGTGACGCCATCCAACAGTTGCCGCGCGACAAGGTGCCGATCATCTGGCGGAAGCTCAACGACAAGGGCGGCATCGTGGGCGAGGTCATCGGGGTCATGGTGAAGGATGGGAAGTACGACCAGCAGATCCCGATCCCGGTGCAGGAGAGCTATTAG